The nucleotide window AGGTAACTCTGCGGCCCGTGTCCGGTTTATAGGGTGCGTTGCGGCACTTTGAGTCAGCGTGTTGTGATTCATAGATGGATAAATAGAGAGAATAAGCAATCAAATTAAGCATCCACAGATCGGGTTGTGGGTGCTCTTCTTATTCACTATAAGTATTTATCCTCTGCTGCTTGGCTTATCTGGCGCAATGAATACTAATATGGCGAACATAGGCTTATGCGTTCATACATAACGAATGCGCAGGCCAAATAGTAATTGGGAGCCCTCCTTTTGCGGCTACTTATCTATTTATTTTTATATCGAGTTTTTACTCTTTGAACTTTCGCTGCCATTCAGTTTAACGTAGCGAAAAGCCTTTTATTCTCTACCTGCGCTCATAAAGAACAAACGCATAAGCAAAATCGTTCGGCGCTAAACTGCGGTGTTTACTTTGTGTGATTGGCTTCCAGAGCAGGGGGTCAGGTTTAGGAAAGAATGCATCTCCATCAAAATCTTTGTCGATTTCGGTAATGATGAGCTGATTGGCATAGTTGAGTCCTTCTGCATAAAGCTGCGCCCCCCCAATTAAAAATGCGCGCGGCACAGATGCGGTGGCGCAAAGCTCAAGGGCATGAGCTAAGTTGCTGACGGTTTCGCAGCCAGCGAAGACTCGCGTCGGGTCACGTGTAATCACAAGATTACGTCGCCCAGGTAGTGGTCGGCCAATCGATTCATGGGTTTTGCGGCCCATAATGACGGGTGCGCCTAAGGTTGTGCGTTTAAAAAAGGCTAGGTCCTCAGGTAGATGCCAGGGGAGTTGATTATCCCGACCAATCACGCCATTACGGGCGCGCGCGACAATGATTGAAAGCTCAGTCATATCTTAGACGGCGATCGGCGCTTTGATCGCGGGGTGAGATTGATAGTTGGTCAGCATAAAATCCTCAAAGCGGTAGCTAAACAGATCATTAGGTTTGCGGGCAAAGCTGAACTGCGGCAGTGGATAGGGCGAGCGGGTGAGCAGTTGTTTCACTTGTTCTAAATGGTTGAGATAGAGATGACAATCACCGCCGGTCCAAATGAGTTCACCCACCGTGAGCCCGCATTGCTGCGCCAACATATGTGTCAATAATGCGTAGCCGGCAAGGTTGAAAGGCGTGCCTAAAAAGACGTCTTGGCTGCGGCAATAAAGGAGACAGCTCAGTTTATTGCTGCTCACGTAAAACTGCGTTAAACAATGACAGGGCGCGAGCGCCATGCGGCCAGCATGAACATTTTCTACGGGAGTTTGCGCTTCGTCCGGAAAATCTGCGAGATTTAAAGCCGTGAGCAATAACCGGCGTGAATGAGGTCGTTCTTTGAGTTGCTTAACCAGCTCAGCAATTTGATCGATTTTGCCACCATCGGGCTTAGGCCAAAAGCGCCATTGATGGCCATAGACAGGACCTAAATCACCATTCTCATCTGCCCATTCATCCCAAATGGTGACGCCATGATCGTTTAAATATTGAATATTCGTATCGCCTTTTAAGAACCAAAGCAATTCGTAAATGACACTCTTAAGATGCGTTCTTTTCGTGGTGACAATAGGTAAGCCCGCCGCGAGGTCGAAGCGTAATTGACGGCCAAATACGCTCAGAGTGCCGGTACCGGTGCGGTCCGGCTTAAACGTGCCGTTGCTGAGAATATCTTGTAGGAGTTCGTGGTAGAGCTTCATGATGTGTCAAATTGCTGGAGAGAGTCCGTGCTGGTGGGCTTCATTAAAAATACGCAAATCGCCTAGGGCAAGTTTGTGATGATCTGAGAGGACGCGGCGCCAGCTGCGTGCGCCGGGCATCTCATGATACAGGCCAAGTATATGACGTGTCATGGCGCCTAAATAGGTGCCGTGCTTAAGTTCCTGCGCTGCATAAGCAATAAATTCGGCTTCAATTGCTGCCCGCTGCGGTATGGGGCTTGGGGCCTGGTAAAAAGCGCGGTCAACGCTCGCTAATAACCAAGGTTGATGGTAGGCTTGGCGGCCTATCATAACGCCATCTACTTGAGCCAGATGTTCTTCAATCTGTTCAAGGGTTTGAATGCCGCCATTTAAAATGATTTCGAGCTCGGGGAAGTCGCGCTTTAAGCGGTGCACGTAATCGTAGCGGAGCGGGGGAATACTGCGGTTTTCTTTGGGGCTGAGCCCACCCAGGATAGCATTGCGGGCATGCACAATAAAAGTACGGCAACCCGCATGCGCTACGGTCCCCACAAAATCGCGCACAAAAGCGTAATCTGTTCGGTCGTTAATGCCAATGCGGTGTTTGACTGTGACTGGAAGCGATACTGCATCGCACATCGCGCGCACGCAATCGGCAACCAGCGCGGGTTCCGCCATGAGGCAGGCACCAAATGCGCCGCGTTGTACGCGCTCAGATGGGCAACCGCAGTTCAGATTGACTTCATCATAATTCGCGCTGGCGGCCAGTTTGGCGCAGCGTGCTAGCTCATTGGGTTCGCTACCGCCAAGCTGTAATGCAAGCGGGTGCTCTTTTTCATTAAAGGCAAGGTGTTGTGCGGCATTGCCATGCAACAGAGCACCTGTGGTTACCATCTCCGTATAAAGCCATGTATGGCGCGTTAAGAGTCGATGGAAGTAGCGGCAGTGACGATCGGTCCAGTCCATCATCGGCGCGACGCAAACGCGGCGGCGACTTTTGATCTCAACCGAGGATGTTGCGTCAGGGAGCGCTTCATCCGCATTGACGCCATTGCGCAATATATTCTGAGTCATGAAAGAGTCATAAATTGAAGCTGCTTTTGTAGATCCAT belongs to Mycoavidus sp. B2-EB and includes:
- a CDS encoding dihydrofolate reductase — translated: MTELSIIVARARNGVIGRDNQLPWHLPEDLAFFKRTTLGAPVIMGRKTHESIGRPLPGRRNLVITRDPTRVFAGCETVSNLAHALELCATASVPRAFLIGGAQLYAEGLNYANQLIITEIDKDFDGDAFFPKPDPLLWKPITQSKHRSLAPNDFAYAFVLYERR
- a CDS encoding thymidylate synthase; the protein is MKLYHELLQDILSNGTFKPDRTGTGTLSVFGRQLRFDLAAGLPIVTTKRTHLKSVIYELLWFLKGDTNIQYLNDHGVTIWDEWADENGDLGPVYGHQWRFWPKPDGGKIDQIAELVKQLKERPHSRRLLLTALNLADFPDEAQTPVENVHAGRMALAPCHCLTQFYVSSNKLSCLLYCRSQDVFLGTPFNLAGYALLTHMLAQQCGLTVGELIWTGGDCHLYLNHLEQVKQLLTRSPYPLPQFSFARKPNDLFSYRFEDFMLTNYQSHPAIKAPIAV
- the dusA gene encoding tRNA dihydrouridine(20/20a) synthase DusA, encoding MTQNILRNGVNADEALPDATSSVEIKSRRRVCVAPMMDWTDRHCRYFHRLLTRHTWLYTEMVTTGALLHGNAAQHLAFNEKEHPLALQLGGSEPNELARCAKLAASANYDEVNLNCGCPSERVQRGAFGACLMAEPALVADCVRAMCDAVSLPVTVKHRIGINDRTDYAFVRDFVGTVAHAGCRTFIVHARNAILGGLSPKENRSIPPLRYDYVHRLKRDFPELEIILNGGIQTLEQIEEHLAQVDGVMIGRQAYHQPWLLASVDRAFYQAPSPIPQRAAIEAEFIAYAAQELKHGTYLGAMTRHILGLYHEMPGARSWRRVLSDHHKLALGDLRIFNEAHQHGLSPAI